The genomic DNA AGATGATACTTATTTTTTCAGCAGTTGTAAGTGCGGTTATAGCTGTAGCCTACACTCATAATATTACAGAATTTTATTACATTGGAGTGATAGGATTAATCACTATTTTAAAGGATACAGTAAAAGAAGAAAAGCTATTTAGACCTTTATTTTCATTTGCATTTTTCATTTTTGTGTTAGGCTGTATAAAATATAGAGAGTTATTTTTAGGCTTAAAAGCTGGTTCTCATTATCTGTATAATCAGATATCTATGTTTTTTTAAGTAAAAGTACAGCTTTTCTTGACAAGAACGGAGATAAAATAATATAATTTAAATAAAGTAAAAATATTTGAAAGGAGAAGTAAAAAATAAATGAAAGATATCAAATATCTAGAAGAGAAAGCAACAAGCATAAGAAAATCAATTATTAAAATGATTTGTAAAGCTAAATCTGGACACCCAGGAGGATCATTATCATCAACTGATATATTAACAGCATTGTATTTTGCTGAAATGAACATAGATCCAACTAATCCTAAAATGGAAAACAGAGATAGACTAGTATTATCAAAAGGACATGCAGCACCTGCATTATATTCTACTTTGGCAGAAAGAGGATATTTTGATAAAGAAGGATTAATGACTTTAAGACAATATGGATCAATATTTCAAGGTCACCCAGATATGAAAAAAGTTCCAGGAGTTGAAATTTCTACTGGATCATTAGGACAAGGTCTATCTGTAGCAAATGGAATGGCTTTAAATGCTAAGCTTTCTGGACTTTCATATAGAACTTATATAATTATTGGAGATGGAGAACTACAAGAAGGTCAAGTTTGGGAAGCTGCTATGACTGCTGCTCACTACAAACTAGACAATATTTGTGCGTTTGTAGATTCAAACAATCTTCAAATAGATGGAAATGTTGATAAAGTAATGGGAGTAGAGCCTATTGATGCTAAATGGGAAGCTTTTGGTTGGCATGTAATCAAAATCAATGGACACAAATATGAAGAGATTCTTGATGCATTAGAAAAAGCTAAAAAAGTAAAAGATAAACCAACTGTTATAGTTGCTAAAACTGTAAAAG from Fusobacterium hominis includes the following:
- a CDS encoding transketolase, translating into MKDIKYLEEKATSIRKSIIKMICKAKSGHPGGSLSSTDILTALYFAEMNIDPTNPKMENRDRLVLSKGHAAPALYSTLAERGYFDKEGLMTLRQYGSIFQGHPDMKKVPGVEISTGSLGQGLSVANGMALNAKLSGLSYRTYIIIGDGELQEGQVWEAAMTAAHYKLDNICAFVDSNNLQIDGNVDKVMGVEPIDAKWEAFGWHVIKINGHKYEEILDALEKAKKVKDKPTVIVAKTVKGKGVSFMENVCGFHGKAPTQEEAEKALAELGGNN